In Aegilops tauschii subsp. strangulata cultivar AL8/78 chromosome 3, Aet v6.0, whole genome shotgun sequence, one genomic interval encodes:
- the LOC109758316 gene encoding pentatricopeptide repeat-containing protein At2g36240-like, whose translation MAASRRLARKLPSIISKHQRLISPEIETLEETPEISTSPASIPLDPSLPLLPLAVSHLSPPSPVPALPSAHASSPEALLRLLHRARHHPRLAALDLHLLLAAADASSAFRPDHRLTSLLAARLAASRRLPSLRRLLQLVLSRPCPCADDSIFACPDLLPTFRKAILAFATSGDIPAASEALASLRRAADSPLPAEFYNIILHALARLHRHDDAIRFYGEMTSVHRVAPDAYTFNILINSSCRVEGVDAAMGWFEEMQRRSCAPTGVSFNTLMRGFFREGRHKEGLKVAHEMLQLGVGLSVA comes from the coding sequence ATGGCCGCCTCCCGCCGCCTGGCGCGGAAGCTCCCCTCCATAATCTCCAAGCACCAGCGCCTCATCTCGCCGGAGATCGAAACCCTAGAGGAGACCCCCGAAATCTCCACCTCCCCCGCCTCCATCCCCCTCGACCCCTCCCTGCCGCTCCTCCCGCTCGCCGTCTCCCACCTCTCGCCGCCGAGCCCCGTCCCGGCTCTCCCCTCCGCGCACGCCTCCTCCCCGGAGGCGCTCCTCCGCCTCCTGCACCGCGCGCGGCACCACCCGCGCCTCGCGGCGCTCGACCTCCATCTCCTCCTCGCGGCCGCCGACGCCTCCTCGGCCTTCCGCCCCGACCACCGCCTCACGAGCCTCCTCGCCGCGCGCCTCGCAGCCTCCCGCCGCCTCCCCTCGCTGCGGCGCCTCCTCCAGCTCGTCCTCTCCCGCCCCTGCCCCTGCGCCGACGACTCCATCTTCGCCTGCCCCGATCTCCTCCCGACCTTCCGCAAGGCCATCCTCGCCTTCGCCACCTCCGGCGACATCCCCGCGGCGTCCGAAGCCCTCGCGTCCCTCCGGCGCGCCGCGGACTCGCCCCTCCCCGCCGAGTTCTACAACATCATTCTCCACGCTCTCGCCCGTCTCCACCGCCACGACGACGCCATCCGCTTCTACGGCGAGATGACCAGTGTCCACCGCGTCGCACCGGATGCCTACACCTTCAACATACTCATCAACAGCTCCTGCCGCGTGGAAGGCGTTGATGCCGCCATGGGGTGGTTCGAGGAGATGCAACGCCGGAGCTGTGCACCGACTGGTGTGAGCTTCAATACTCTTATGCGCGGGTTCTTCAGAGAAGGAAGGCACAAGGAAGGGCTTAAGGTTGCTCATGAGATGTTGCAGCTTGGGGTCGGCCTGTCGGTTGCTTGA
- the LOC109758305 gene encoding uncharacterized protein, translating into MANSTSLCNWWHVTCDLAGHIRQLMLIETSLNGTLDDFDFPAFPHMEKLILYDVGLYGTIPAGIGNLTSLVVLDLSRNPYLRGAIPRSIGQLMHLGLLRLRYLKLDSTLPEEIGNLTSLDELDLLVTLTGSIPPTIGLLVKLRKLILRNNKLTGRIPLEIGNMTELQSIELDGNHLEGQLPGTITHLRKLRYLYLSENQLGGHIFPELGNSSLLDEVEIAKNNFFGVFPPSICAGGALKFLIAGYNGFTGIHHQTFKNCTSLHNVDFTANNIVAELRDCFHEHLGQLQAMDFSENQFYGTVLTDWGELDVHGSIEQLLQWPGSILEDM; encoded by the exons ATGGCCAACTCCACAAGCCTTTGCAACTGGTGGCACGTCACTTGCGACTTGGCTGGGCACATCAGACAGCTCATGCTTATCGAGACAAGTCTGAATGGCACACTTGATGACTTCGACTTCCCCGCCTTTCCCCACATGGAGAAACTCATCCTGTACGACGTTGGTCTATATGGCACAATTCCAGCGGGGATTGGCAACCTCACGAGTTTGGTTGTGTTGGACCTCAGCAGAAACCCATATTTGAGAGGCGCCATTCCTCGCAGCATTGGCCAGCTGATGCACCTTGGTTTACTGCGATTGAGATATTTGAAACTTGATAGCACGCTACCTGAAGAGATTGGTAACCTGACGAGCTTGGACGAGCTCGATCTGTTGGTTACTTTGACCGGGTCAATCCCACCAACAATTGGGTTGCTCGTGAAGCTCCGGAAGCTTATCCTGCGAAACAATAAGCTGACAGGGAGAATCCCGCTGGAGATTGGAAACATGACAGAACTGCAGTCCATAGAGCTGGATGGTAACCATTTGGAAGGGCAGCTGCCAGGTACCATCACTCATCTGAGAAAACTCAGGTATTTGTATCTGTCAGAAAACCAACTTGGAGGCCACATCTTCCCAGAGCTTGGGAATAGCAGTCTCCTGGATGAGGTCGAGATTGCAAAGAATAACTTCTTTGGGGTGTTCCCGCCATCCATTTGCGCAGGAGGTGCACTGAAATTTCTCATTGCTGGATATAATGGATTTACTGGCATTCACCATCAGACCTTTAAAAACTGCACATCCTTGCACAATGTTGACTTCACGGCAAACAACATTGTTGCAGAGTTAAGGGACTGTTTTCATGAGCATCTTGGACAGCTTCAGGCAATGGATTTCAGTGAAAACCAGTTCTATGGCACGGTTCTGACAGATTGGGGCGAG CTTGATGTTCATGGATCTATCGAGCAACTCCTTCAGTGGCCTGGTTCCATTCTCGAGGACATGTAG
- the LOC141042494 gene encoding uncharacterized protein translates to MVIAGMAGIDLSGNFLSQEIPHGLTTLLGIRYLNLSGNHLSGRIPKDIGNLVLLESLDLSRNQLSGEIPPSFADLKTISVLNLSSNSLSGRIPTGNQLQTLVDPSIYSNNPGLCGFPLEDCVNSSTPTQIEERQAEDRETLWLCCFVAAGFSFGFWLYWGMFMFRSETWRFAFYQYVDNMQAMVTKKIYSCMSHFQVNGAE, encoded by the coding sequence ATGGTGATAGCAGGCATGGCGGGTATCGACTTATCTGGCAACTTTCTTTCACAAGAGATCCCACATGGGCTCACAACGCTTCTTGGAATCAGGTACCTGAACTTATCAGGAAATCATTTGTCAGGTCGTATTCCCAAAGACATTGGCAATCTGGTACTGCTGGAATCCTTGGACCTTTCTCGGAACCAACTATCAGGGGAAATTCCTCCAAGCTTTGCAGATTTGAAGACCATAAGCGTCCTGAACCTCTCGAGCAACAGTTTATCAGGGAGGATACCTACGGGCAATCAGTTGCAGACACTCGTAGATCCTTCAATATACAGCAATAATCCTGGGCTGTGCGGGTTTCCGTTGGAAGACTGTGTAAACTCGTCGACACCTACGCAAATCGAAGAGAGGCAGGCTGAAGATAGAGAGACATTGTGGTTGTGTTGCTTTGTGGCTGCTGGGTTCAGCTTTGGGTTCTGGCTGTACTGGGGCATGTTCATGTTTCGCAGCGAGACATGGAGATTTGCGTTCTATCAGTATGTGGACAACATGCAAGCCATGGTAACCAAGAAGATATATAGCTGCATGTCGCACTTTCAGGTCAACGGCGCTGAATGA